In the genome of Flavobacterium panacagri, one region contains:
- a CDS encoding pectinesterase family protein — translation MKKNITLLFCFFLFFTVFPKGWSAIVQDTITVSLDGSADFISIQEAITACGAFPSNPKTIFIKKGIYKEKIIIDSFNSNISLIGENKDQTIISFNNYNGQPDIGTFTSYTLKILADNISLQNITIENTAGAVGQAVALHVEGDYFKASNCKFLGNQDTLYTAGENRRHYFNNCYIEGTTDYIFGSATAVFDNCTLYSKANSYITAANTSKNSKYGFVFLNCKLLSAPNVRKVYLGRPWREYANVIFSSCFMDSHINPEGWHNWGKPESEKTAYYAEFKNYGPGALTNKRVKWSHLLSVEQNRKLTFDVIFKVENQWNLSSATP, via the coding sequence ATGAAAAAAAATATCACTTTACTATTCTGCTTTTTTCTATTTTTTACTGTTTTCCCAAAAGGATGGAGTGCAATTGTTCAAGATACTATTACAGTTTCATTAGATGGTTCAGCCGATTTTATTTCGATTCAGGAAGCTATTACCGCTTGTGGCGCTTTTCCATCTAACCCGAAAACTATTTTTATTAAAAAAGGGATTTATAAGGAAAAAATCATAATCGATTCTTTTAACAGTAATATCTCCCTTATTGGAGAAAATAAAGATCAGACCATAATTTCATTTAATAATTATAATGGCCAGCCTGATATTGGCACTTTTACAAGTTATACTTTAAAAATACTAGCCGACAATATTAGTCTTCAAAATATAACAATAGAAAATACGGCAGGTGCTGTGGGACAGGCTGTGGCGCTGCATGTCGAAGGAGATTATTTTAAAGCATCCAATTGTAAGTTTTTAGGCAATCAGGATACTTTATATACAGCAGGAGAAAATAGACGGCACTATTTTAATAATTGTTACATAGAAGGCACTACTGATTATATTTTTGGTTCGGCTACTGCTGTTTTTGATAATTGTACTTTGTATAGTAAAGCCAATTCGTATATCACAGCGGCAAATACTTCTAAAAACAGCAAATATGGTTTTGTCTTTTTGAACTGCAAACTTTTATCAGCGCCAAATGTTCGTAAAGTGTATCTGGGACGTCCGTGGCGTGAATATGCGAATGTAATTTTTTCCAGTTGTTTTATGGATTCCCATATCAATCCAGAAGGTTGGCATAATTGGGGAAAACCTGAAAGTGAAAAAACGGCTTATTATGCTGAGTTTAAAAATTACGGTCCGGGAGCTTTGACAAATAAGCGAGTCAAATGGTCGCATCTACTATCTGTTGAACAAAATCGTAAGCTCACTTTTGATGTTATTTTCAAAGTAGAGAACCAATGGAATCTCAGTTCGGCTACACCATAA
- a CDS encoding efflux RND transporter periplasmic adaptor subunit: MKHLIKYSSIIVLFLYACSGKEKKPVQVVNNLPQVTNNGKTIVFPTDSSAVFFETESIGNSVLNNQIMAPAKVSATVMKSQEGASQNIILFENPDLAASYTQLIQHLANVNQIQNKNIKQKQIEVDRAKDLLAHGAATGKDLLEAQTALSVEQTNLANEKAALIEYETDLKAGGFEPQALKKARAGTSFIICDIPENQISRIKNGDNCIVQFTAFPNEKFSGKIDDIADMIDQSTRMVKLRISLNNASGKFKAGMFATVSFGVSEGDNISIDKNSLVTVQAKNYVFVKKGSKEFERTEVTIGNQIGDRVVVYNGLMSGDAIAVKGVMQLKGLSFGY; the protein is encoded by the coding sequence ATGAAACATTTAATAAAGTATAGCAGTATTATAGTTCTATTTCTTTACGCCTGTAGCGGAAAAGAAAAGAAACCAGTTCAGGTAGTAAACAACTTACCACAGGTAACAAATAATGGAAAAACCATTGTATTTCCTACTGACAGCAGTGCTGTTTTCTTCGAAACAGAATCCATAGGAAATTCGGTTCTTAATAATCAAATTATGGCACCTGCAAAAGTTTCTGCAACAGTTATGAAATCTCAAGAAGGTGCATCGCAGAATATTATTTTATTTGAGAATCCAGATTTGGCAGCCAGTTATACCCAGCTTATTCAGCACTTGGCTAATGTTAATCAAATTCAGAATAAAAACATAAAACAAAAACAAATAGAAGTAGATCGTGCTAAGGACTTGCTGGCTCATGGCGCGGCAACAGGCAAAGACTTACTGGAAGCGCAGACAGCATTATCTGTAGAACAGACCAATTTGGCCAATGAGAAAGCGGCTTTGATTGAATACGAAACAGACCTGAAAGCTGGCGGTTTTGAACCTCAAGCACTCAAAAAAGCAAGAGCAGGCACATCATTTATTATTTGCGATATTCCGGAAAATCAGATCAGCAGAATAAAAAACGGTGATAATTGTATCGTACAGTTTACAGCTTTTCCTAACGAAAAATTCTCTGGAAAAATTGATGACATTGCCGATATGATTGATCAGTCAACCAGAATGGTGAAACTGCGAATAAGCCTGAATAATGCAAGCGGAAAATTTAAGGCTGGTATGTTTGCGACAGTTTCTTTTGGCGTAAGCGAAGGGGACAATATCAGTATTGATAAAAATTCATTGGTTACGGTTCAGGCAAAAAACTATGTTTTTGTAAAAAAAGGCAGTAAAGAATTTGAACGCACAGAAGTGACGATCGGAAATCAGATAGGAGATAGAGTCGTTGTGTATAATGGTTTAATGAGTGGTGATGCTATAGCCGTTAAAGGTGTCATGCAGCTGAAAGGACTCAGTTTTGGATATTGA
- a CDS encoding efflux RND transporter permease subunit: MIKNLLIFSLRNRWVIIAISVVLMAIGFWCFTNLKIEAYPDIADTNVIIVAQYDGRAAEEVEQQVTIPIERALQNTPNVLDRRSRTIFGLSVVQLTFKDGTDDYFARQQVTERLSEAELPDGVAPSLAPLSTAVGEIFRYVVEAPSNYSQAELRDLQDWVIKPALLQVPGIADVTTFGGPLKQFHIITSPEKLRKYNLTLQNVMDAVDANNLNTGGNIIERGGQGFAVRGLGAIKTEQDIENIVLKSENGVPVFVRDVATVEITPPPPSGVMGYTVTQDKKDVSSGVEGIILLRRYENPSEVLKLLKERMAELQENDLPQGVKLRPMYDRTFLIDHSLETVAHTLFEGISIVIILLILFLGSFRSALVVALTIPFALLFAFILMRLTGIPANLLSLGAIDFGIIVDGACLMAEHLIRKYRTATPEERQEGIVQITLQAAQEVGREIFFSVTIIILAYMPILLMTRVEGKLFSPMALTLAFAVIGSMLGALTFIPVLISFVYRKAMLDVDKPIKEHKNVVLDYLTKSYEKTLSRFLNSYKKTTIIGFSIVAIFILCGLKLGTEFLPTLDEGSIFLRGNFPAGISIQENAKYAPKIRKIIAKYPQISYVITQTGRNDDGTDPFPANRNEILVGLKDYKLWSDTIAKKDLVEIIKKDLQQQIPSVQFSSGQPIIDQVMEIVNGSAADLAVSVVGDDLEMMRKKAETIAQIAKNTPGAENVNIEQEGEQEQLAIDINREQAARFGINVADIQNMIEVAIGGKTVSTLYDGAKRYDIVVRFLPEYRNSIDAIKEILVPSSNGALIPMNQLADIHFVEGQTNIYRYGSKRMITVRTNIRGRDQGSFVKELQAKVGKNVTVPKGYSIIYGGQYENLERAGKQLAFTIPLTIIMVFLFLFMLYKNFQHTMITMSCILFALGGGIMALLLRGYYFNVSAGVGFVSIFGISVMSGVLLVSALNRKTLFKKDNLQENVLTASKEQLRALLSILVVAIVGLIPAATSSGIGSDVQRPLATVIIGGLTSTLLFAPILIPPLYFWLNERKLK, from the coding sequence ATGATTAAAAATTTACTCATATTCAGTCTTCGTAACCGCTGGGTTATAATTGCAATCAGTGTTGTTTTAATGGCAATAGGTTTTTGGTGTTTTACCAATTTAAAAATAGAAGCTTATCCGGATATTGCAGACACCAATGTCATTATAGTAGCACAATATGATGGGAGAGCTGCAGAAGAAGTAGAACAGCAGGTTACCATTCCCATTGAAAGAGCTTTGCAGAATACGCCAAATGTTTTAGACCGCCGAAGCAGAACTATTTTTGGTTTGTCAGTAGTCCAGCTTACTTTTAAAGATGGTACCGATGATTATTTTGCACGTCAACAAGTAACAGAACGACTTTCAGAGGCTGAATTACCAGATGGTGTTGCGCCTTCATTAGCACCGCTTTCTACTGCTGTTGGCGAGATTTTCAGATATGTTGTAGAAGCGCCTTCAAACTATAGTCAGGCCGAGCTTAGAGATTTGCAGGACTGGGTTATAAAACCTGCTTTGCTTCAAGTTCCAGGAATTGCTGATGTAACTACTTTTGGAGGGCCATTAAAGCAGTTTCATATTATTACTTCGCCGGAAAAGTTAAGAAAATACAATCTTACACTGCAAAATGTAATGGATGCAGTAGATGCAAATAATCTAAACACAGGGGGAAATATAATTGAAAGAGGCGGACAAGGTTTTGCAGTGCGTGGTTTAGGTGCGATTAAAACAGAGCAGGATATTGAAAACATTGTTCTTAAGTCTGAAAACGGAGTGCCGGTTTTTGTTCGTGATGTAGCAACTGTCGAGATCACGCCTCCACCGCCAAGTGGAGTTATGGGATATACGGTTACCCAAGACAAAAAAGATGTAAGCAGCGGTGTTGAAGGTATTATTCTTTTAAGGCGATATGAAAATCCAAGCGAGGTTTTAAAATTGTTAAAAGAAAGAATGGCCGAGCTACAAGAAAATGATCTGCCTCAAGGCGTAAAACTGCGTCCTATGTATGACAGAACGTTCTTAATTGATCATTCGCTTGAAACTGTTGCGCATACCTTATTTGAAGGAATTTCTATCGTAATTATACTGTTGATTCTGTTTCTTGGAAGTTTCAGAAGTGCATTAGTAGTAGCTTTGACTATTCCATTTGCATTACTATTTGCCTTTATTTTAATGAGACTTACGGGTATTCCTGCCAATCTGCTTTCGCTTGGTGCGATAGATTTCGGAATTATTGTAGATGGTGCTTGTTTAATGGCAGAACATCTTATAAGGAAATACAGAACAGCGACACCAGAAGAAAGACAAGAGGGTATTGTTCAAATTACCCTTCAGGCTGCTCAGGAAGTTGGAAGAGAGATTTTCTTCTCTGTAACTATTATTATATTGGCTTATATGCCAATACTTTTAATGACTAGAGTAGAAGGTAAATTGTTTTCTCCGATGGCTTTAACTTTGGCTTTTGCCGTTATTGGTTCAATGCTGGGAGCGCTTACCTTTATTCCTGTGTTAATTTCGTTTGTTTACAGAAAGGCAATGCTCGATGTAGATAAACCCATAAAAGAACACAAAAATGTGGTGTTGGATTATTTGACTAAATCATACGAAAAGACATTATCCCGATTTTTAAATAGTTATAAAAAAACGACAATAATTGGTTTCTCGATTGTGGCAATATTCATTTTATGTGGTTTAAAATTAGGAACTGAATTTTTACCAACATTAGATGAAGGATCGATCTTTTTAAGAGGAAATTTTCCAGCCGGAATTTCAATACAGGAAAATGCAAAGTATGCTCCTAAAATCAGAAAAATTATCGCTAAGTATCCTCAAATATCTTACGTAATAACTCAGACCGGACGTAATGATGATGGTACAGACCCGTTTCCTGCTAATAGAAATGAAATTTTAGTGGGATTAAAAGATTACAAACTCTGGAGCGATACTATTGCTAAAAAAGATTTGGTCGAAATAATTAAAAAAGATCTGCAACAGCAAATTCCATCAGTACAATTTTCTTCAGGACAGCCTATTATTGATCAGGTTATGGAAATTGTAAATGGAAGTGCTGCAGATCTTGCAGTTTCCGTCGTAGGCGACGATTTGGAAATGATGAGAAAAAAGGCAGAAACCATTGCACAAATTGCTAAAAATACTCCAGGTGCTGAGAATGTTAATATTGAACAGGAAGGAGAGCAAGAGCAATTGGCAATTGATATTAATAGAGAACAAGCGGCGAGATTCGGAATTAATGTGGCCGATATTCAAAATATGATCGAAGTGGCAATTGGCGGCAAAACAGTTTCGACTTTATATGATGGAGCAAAACGTTATGATATTGTGGTTCGTTTTTTACCAGAATACAGAAATTCTATTGATGCAATAAAAGAAATTTTAGTACCTTCTTCTAATGGTGCTTTAATACCAATGAATCAATTGGCAGATATACATTTTGTTGAAGGACAGACGAATATTTATCGTTATGGAAGTAAACGAATGATTACGGTTAGAACGAATATTAGGGGAAGAGATCAGGGAAGTTTTGTGAAAGAATTACAAGCAAAAGTTGGGAAAAACGTAACTGTGCCTAAAGGATATAGTATCATTTATGGAGGTCAATACGAAAATTTGGAGCGAGCAGGAAAACAATTGGCATTCACTATTCCGCTAACCATTATTATGGTTTTCTTATTTCTGTTTATGCTTTATAAAAATTTTCAGCACACCATGATTACCATGAGCTGTATTTTGTTTGCTTTAGGAGGCGGTATTATGGCTTTACTTCTTAGAGGTTATTATTTTAATGTTTCTGCAGGTGTTGGATTTGTCAGCATTTTTGGAATTTCGGTAATGTCGGGTGTACTTCTTGTATCGGCTCTAAACAGAAAAACATTGTTTAAGAAGGATAATTTGCAGGAAAACGTATTAACAGCTTCAAAGGAGCAGTTAAGAGCCTTATTATCGATTCTAGTTGTGGCAATCGTGGGACTTATTCCGGCTGCCACATCTTCGGGAATTGGTTCAGATGTACAGCGTCCGTTGGCAACAGTAATCATAGGCGGATTAACGAGCACCTTACTTTTCGCTCCAATACTAATTCCGCCTTTATATTTTTGGCTGAATGAGAGGAAATTAAAATGA
- a CDS encoding DUF190 domain-containing protein: MTQAQVYIDKDELKGTQPLYEYILRFLIEHKIMGATVFHGKLGYGASRYLNRPHDLFSFDKIPLLINFIDEDEKVKSVLTALRKVYKGGFIVTNQVEKW; encoded by the coding sequence ATGACACAAGCACAAGTATATATCGATAAAGATGAATTAAAAGGAACCCAGCCTTTGTATGAATATATTTTAAGGTTTTTGATTGAACACAAAATTATGGGAGCAACTGTATTTCATGGTAAATTAGGATATGGAGCCAGTCGGTATCTTAACAGGCCTCATGATTTGTTCAGTTTTGATAAAATACCTTTACTGATCAATTTTATAGATGAAGATGAAAAAGTAAAATCTGTTTTAACAGCTTTGCGAAAAGTATATAAAGGAGGTTTTATAGTTACGAATCAAGTAGAAAAATGGTAA
- a CDS encoding DUF998 domain-containing protein has translation MNTKQSNWFKIAALLCIIVCIADFIVLFILGNYYPGYSHLRNTMSSLGASASPVSAMLSTWWIGIGIVFVFFGFQFRKAFDSNAKNVKIASGLIILYGLGEGIGSGVFKADRIRGKMTSSFIMHDIAGGIGLLAALLLPLFMHKVILKKENPFFYRLSWIVFITGIITMLLFTIRFSSGETNVIIHYKGLWQRLFLLNLYVYFIVISIIMYHKKSIV, from the coding sequence ATGAATACAAAGCAGTCAAATTGGTTTAAAATAGCAGCTTTACTTTGTATTATAGTTTGCATTGCTGATTTTATCGTATTGTTTATATTAGGAAATTACTATCCAGGATACAGTCATTTAAGAAATACAATGAGTTCTTTGGGAGCTTCTGCAAGTCCTGTATCAGCTATGCTTTCTACATGGTGGATAGGTATTGGAATTGTATTTGTTTTTTTCGGATTTCAGTTTAGAAAAGCCTTTGACAGTAATGCTAAAAATGTAAAAATTGCTTCAGGGTTAATTATATTGTACGGATTAGGTGAAGGAATAGGCTCTGGTGTTTTTAAAGCCGATAGAATACGAGGTAAAATGACCAGTTCCTTTATAATGCATGATATAGCTGGCGGAATTGGTCTTTTAGCTGCATTGTTACTGCCCTTGTTTATGCACAAAGTGATTTTAAAGAAAGAGAATCCGTTTTTTTATAGATTGTCATGGATTGTTTTTATTACAGGAATCATAACCATGCTGTTGTTTACTATTCGTTTTTCTTCAGGTGAAACCAATGTTATCATACACTATAAAGGATTGTGGCAGCGCTTGTTTCTGTTGAATCTCTATGTTTATTTTATTGTAATTTCCATAATAATGTATCATAAGAAAAGTATAGTTTAA
- a CDS encoding AcvB/VirJ family lysyl-phosphatidylglycerol hydrolase produces the protein MNKIVILTLSIFICCFEAFASAADTITVGAFGKVAIYKPKTAPNAVVLFVSGDGGWNSGVVDMAKNIVDQGALVAGIDIQHYFKAIKKQKVKCYYPAGDFEELSMILQKKLKMNQYLKPILVGYSSGATLVYGMLAQAPANTFSGAIALGFCPDIETDKTLCDGTGLTSHVLKEGKAYYLEKTDKLTAPFIVLQGTTDQVCNYADTKKYMDGLKQGKLISLSKVGHGFSVTKNWLPQFIEAYKEVLSTPNYAKQQSEQNSLLKEQHLTPLPFEMPLTLIPTKNKNEDLPVAFLISGDGGWTSFDQSFGEALAEKGIPVIALDAQKYFWNAKTPLETANAMAKATEHYMQQWNKKTFVLVGYSFGASIVPFAAANFPESLKEKLKGVYALSPDVKADFEIHIADMLSLESSSDNYDVISEIKKIKSYNPVCFFGSEEDSQIRNRFSESGIKTIEIPGSHHFNNDYNKITESILKEIK, from the coding sequence ATGAATAAAATTGTAATTCTCACGCTTTCTATTTTTATTTGTTGTTTCGAGGCATTTGCATCAGCAGCCGATACTATCACAGTTGGAGCATTTGGTAAAGTTGCTATCTATAAACCTAAGACTGCTCCTAATGCTGTTGTATTGTTTGTTTCGGGTGACGGAGGCTGGAACAGCGGCGTTGTAGACATGGCAAAAAATATTGTCGATCAGGGTGCATTAGTAGCAGGAATTGATATTCAGCATTATTTTAAGGCCATCAAAAAACAAAAAGTCAAATGTTATTATCCAGCTGGAGATTTTGAAGAGCTGAGTATGATTTTGCAGAAGAAGCTAAAAATGAACCAGTATTTAAAACCTATATTGGTCGGTTATTCTTCAGGCGCAACTCTGGTATACGGAATGCTGGCTCAGGCTCCCGCAAACACTTTCAGCGGAGCTATTGCTTTAGGATTTTGTCCGGATATAGAAACCGACAAAACATTGTGTGATGGAACTGGATTAACTTCTCATGTTTTAAAAGAAGGGAAGGCCTATTATTTGGAGAAAACAGATAAATTAACAGCTCCTTTTATTGTATTGCAGGGAACTACAGACCAAGTTTGTAATTATGCAGATACAAAAAAATATATGGATGGACTAAAACAAGGAAAACTTATATCCTTATCCAAAGTGGGACATGGATTCTCAGTTACCAAAAATTGGCTGCCTCAGTTCATTGAAGCTTACAAGGAAGTTTTAAGTACGCCTAATTATGCTAAACAACAATCAGAACAAAATTCTTTATTAAAAGAACAGCATCTTACACCACTTCCATTTGAAATGCCTTTAACTTTAATTCCGACTAAAAACAAGAATGAAGATTTGCCTGTAGCGTTTTTGATTTCAGGAGACGGAGGATGGACAAGCTTTGATCAGTCTTTTGGGGAAGCTCTGGCAGAAAAGGGAATTCCTGTAATAGCGCTCGATGCACAAAAATATTTTTGGAACGCCAAAACGCCATTAGAAACCGCCAATGCAATGGCAAAAGCAACAGAACATTATATGCAGCAGTGGAATAAAAAAACATTTGTACTTGTTGGTTATTCATTTGGAGCTTCGATTGTTCCTTTTGCTGCTGCTAATTTTCCGGAATCATTAAAAGAAAAATTAAAAGGCGTTTATGCCTTGTCTCCTGATGTAAAAGCTGATTTTGAAATTCATATTGCTGATATGCTGAGCTTAGAAAGTTCCAGTGATAATTATGATGTAATTTCAGAAATAAAAAAAATCAAATCTTATAATCCGGTTTGTTTTTTTGGCAGTGAAGAAGATTCACAAATCCGTAATAGATTTTCAGAGTCCGGTATTAAAACTATTGAAATACCGGGTTCGCATCATTTTAATAATGATTATAATAAGATAACAGAGAGTATCCTTAAAGAAATTAAATAA
- the mprF gene encoding bifunctional lysylphosphatidylglycerol flippase/synthetase MprF: MKIVAVSKRFLSSFKEKKGISFLRENDKIIRQFILTIFFIGVGIWFIKHENSELKEVNNVLADAKSFWVVCGIALAAFYIVLQALMYFASFKAVQSEISFKQAVILFLKRNFVSVFLPAGGISSLAFFTKPIEKSGVKPTQIHFASLIYGFVGILSVIIVAIPALIYSLFQGTVGSGEWYAFAAVVGLSILVFFIYNSIIKKGAIYRLILKFSPSTEIFIDDFRNNKIIKRKFLQVVFYSVLIEFVGIAHLYVAMIALGFTPSLAAAAMGYIISVIFLIVSPFLRGLGAIEISMSFILIQYGFENVNAIAITFLYRFFEFWIPLLAGASLFLFSANKLLMRVVPSFLLFILGLINIVSVLTPAISERLHVLENVIPISAIKVSNYFVITAGLFMLVNAAFMLKGLRTAWWFAVFLTGISIIGNLTKAIDYEEASIALLVLLTLIFTRKEYYIKSNSHLQNIGLKTVLISIAAVLVYSILGFYFLDKKHFNIDFNWLESIRYGLQNYFLIGSSDLVPLDRFARRFLLSINICGFLSLGFLIFALIRPYTVKKQVVEDDFVTADELVKKHGNSALDYFKTYDDKVIFITADKKSFLAYRVTDNFAVVLENPVAVSDAEMKQCIIEFDVYCYENGLRSIYYRVPEESLPLFHSLHKKSLFIGQEGVVDLNTFSLEGGAKKSLRNAISKVKEKGFTATIHNAPVKDGLLQKIKAVSDEWLVSTGRSEIIFSQGRFDWEELKQQTIITVESAEEKIVAFINVIPDYANGEGTYDLIRKTNDAPNGIMDFILLELFTYLKSQGCTSVNLGLAAMSGLEEAETFPEKSMKFAYERIKFFSRYKGLRDFKEKFSPVWYNKYLVYSHDYDLLQAPLVLNKLVKP; encoded by the coding sequence ATGAAAATAGTAGCCGTTTCCAAAAGGTTTTTGAGTTCTTTTAAAGAAAAAAAAGGAATTTCTTTTTTACGTGAAAATGATAAAATTATCAGACAATTTATACTTACCATTTTTTTTATAGGAGTTGGAATCTGGTTTATCAAACATGAAAATTCAGAATTAAAAGAGGTAAATAATGTATTGGCAGATGCCAAAAGTTTCTGGGTTGTATGCGGTATTGCACTTGCAGCCTTTTATATTGTGCTTCAGGCATTAATGTATTTTGCTTCTTTTAAAGCAGTTCAGAGCGAAATTTCCTTTAAACAGGCCGTTATTCTGTTTCTTAAGCGAAATTTCGTTAGTGTTTTTCTGCCCGCAGGCGGCATTTCTTCTTTAGCATTTTTTACCAAACCTATTGAAAAGAGCGGTGTTAAACCTACTCAAATTCATTTTGCTTCTCTGATATATGGTTTTGTAGGGATTCTTTCGGTGATTATTGTAGCCATACCGGCTTTGATTTATTCTTTATTTCAGGGAACTGTTGGATCTGGAGAATGGTACGCTTTTGCAGCAGTTGTGGGATTAAGCATTCTTGTTTTTTTTATTTACAATTCGATTATCAAGAAAGGAGCTATTTATCGTTTGATATTAAAGTTTTCTCCTTCAACAGAAATATTTATTGATGATTTCAGAAACAACAAAATAATTAAAAGGAAGTTCTTACAGGTTGTTTTTTATTCTGTGCTTATTGAGTTTGTTGGAATTGCGCATTTATATGTGGCAATGATTGCACTGGGATTTACTCCTTCATTAGCGGCAGCAGCAATGGGATATATTATTTCAGTTATATTTTTGATTGTTTCTCCTTTTCTTCGAGGACTTGGAGCCATCGAAATTTCAATGAGTTTTATACTTATTCAATATGGATTCGAAAATGTCAACGCTATAGCGATTACTTTTTTGTATCGTTTTTTTGAGTTTTGGATTCCGTTATTGGCAGGGGCATCACTTTTTCTATTCAGTGCAAACAAACTATTGATGCGTGTTGTGCCTTCTTTTCTGCTTTTCATTTTAGGATTAATCAATATAGTGTCGGTTTTAACTCCGGCAATTTCAGAACGTCTGCATGTCTTAGAAAATGTTATTCCTATTTCTGCTATTAAAGTGTCAAATTATTTTGTGATAACCGCTGGTTTATTTATGCTCGTAAATGCCGCTTTTATGCTCAAAGGATTGCGTACTGCGTGGTGGTTTGCAGTTTTCTTGACTGGAATTTCTATTATTGGAAATCTTACTAAAGCAATTGATTATGAAGAAGCTTCAATTGCCTTGTTAGTTCTTCTTACTTTGATTTTTACACGAAAAGAATATTACATAAAGAGTAATTCACATTTGCAGAATATTGGCTTAAAAACGGTTTTAATCAGCATTGCGGCGGTGTTGGTATACAGTATTTTAGGGTTTTACTTTCTGGATAAAAAACATTTTAATATCGATTTTAACTGGCTTGAATCGATTCGATACGGACTGCAGAATTATTTTTTAATCGGAAGTTCTGATTTAGTGCCTTTAGATCGTTTTGCGAGACGCTTTTTACTTTCTATAAATATCTGCGGATTTCTGTCATTAGGATTTCTGATTTTTGCTTTAATACGACCTTATACAGTCAAAAAACAAGTGGTAGAAGATGATTTTGTAACGGCTGATGAACTTGTAAAAAAGCATGGTAATTCTGCTTTGGACTATTTTAAAACCTATGATGATAAAGTCATTTTTATTACTGCAGATAAGAAATCTTTTTTGGCCTATCGCGTAACCGATAATTTTGCTGTTGTTTTAGAGAATCCTGTCGCTGTATCTGATGCTGAGATGAAACAATGCATCATAGAATTTGATGTTTATTGTTACGAAAACGGATTAAGAAGCATCTATTATCGAGTTCCGGAAGAAAGTCTGCCTTTGTTTCATTCACTGCATAAAAAGAGTTTATTTATAGGTCAGGAAGGAGTAGTAGACCTTAATACATTTAGTTTAGAAGGCGGAGCTAAAAAATCACTTCGTAATGCCATAAGCAAAGTAAAAGAAAAAGGATTTACAGCGACAATTCATAATGCGCCTGTTAAGGATGGATTGCTGCAGAAAATAAAAGCAGTAAGCGATGAATGGCTTGTTAGTACAGGAAGAAGTGAAATCATTTTTTCGCAGGGAAGATTTGATTGGGAAGAACTCAAACAGCAGACCATTATCACAGTCGAAAGTGCCGAAGAAAAGATTGTCGCTTTTATAAATGTAATTCCGGATTATGCCAATGGTGAAGGAACTTACGATTTGATCAGAAAAACAAATGATGCGCCCAATGGTATTATGGATTTTATTCTTTTAGAACTTTTTACGTATTTGAAATCTCAGGGCTGTACCTCAGTAAATTTAGGACTGGCGGCGATGAGCGGATTAGAAGAGGCAGAAACTTTTCCAGAGAAATCAATGAAGTTTGCTTACGAACGAATTAAATTCTTTTCACGTTATAAAGGCCTTCGCGATTTTAAGGAAAAATTTTCTCCAGTATGGTACAATAAATATCTAGTGTATTCTCATGATTATGATCTGCTTCAGGCTCCATTAGTTTTAAATAAATTAGTTAAACCATAA